From the Roseateles sp. XES5 genome, one window contains:
- the lpdA gene encoding dihydrolipoyl dehydrogenase — MAQSYDVIVIGSGPGGYIAAIRAAQLGLKTAIVEREHLAGICSNWGCIPTKALLRSAEIFHYAQHPGDYGVRIEGAVTPDLKAIVARSRGIAQRMNGGVGFLMKKNKVDVIWGEAKITKPGEIVVSKTTKAIQQPQAPVPKNVLPEGTYNAKHIVIATGARPRALPGIEPDGKLIWTYFESMKPEEMPKSLLVMGSGAIGIEFASFYRTLGVDVTVVEVMKTVMPVEDAEISALAKKQFEKQGMKIHLEAKVAKVEKGANSVTAHVEMKDGKVEKITADRMISAVGVQANIENIGLEALGVKTDRGFIAIDGYGKTNVPGIYAIGDVAGPPMLAHKAEHEAVICIEKIAGLPNVHPMDKSKIPGCTYCHPQVASVGLTEAKAKEQGRDVRVGRFTFAGNGKAVALGEDQGMVKTIFDKKTGELLGAHMVGAEVTEMIQGFVVAMNLETTEEELMHTIFPHPTISETMKESVLDAYGRALNA; from the coding sequence ATGGCTCAATCCTACGACGTCATCGTAATCGGTTCGGGTCCGGGCGGCTACATCGCCGCGATCCGTGCGGCGCAGCTGGGCCTGAAGACGGCCATCGTGGAGCGCGAGCACCTCGCCGGCATCTGCTCCAACTGGGGCTGCATCCCGACCAAGGCGCTGCTGCGCTCGGCGGAAATCTTCCATTACGCCCAGCATCCGGGCGATTACGGCGTGAGGATCGAAGGCGCCGTCACGCCGGACCTGAAGGCCATCGTCGCCCGCTCGCGCGGTATCGCCCAGCGCATGAACGGCGGCGTCGGCTTCCTGATGAAGAAGAACAAGGTCGACGTCATCTGGGGCGAAGCCAAGATCACCAAGCCGGGCGAGATCGTCGTGTCCAAGACGACCAAGGCGATCCAGCAGCCGCAGGCGCCGGTGCCGAAGAACGTTCTGCCCGAGGGCACCTACAACGCCAAGCACATCGTCATCGCCACGGGCGCCCGTCCGCGCGCGCTGCCCGGCATCGAGCCGGACGGCAAGCTGATCTGGACTTACTTCGAGTCGATGAAGCCGGAGGAAATGCCGAAGTCGCTGCTCGTCATGGGCTCGGGCGCCATCGGCATCGAATTCGCCTCCTTCTACCGCACGCTCGGCGTCGACGTGACGGTCGTCGAAGTGATGAAGACGGTCATGCCGGTCGAGGACGCGGAAATCTCCGCGCTCGCCAAGAAGCAGTTCGAAAAGCAGGGCATGAAGATCCATCTGGAGGCCAAGGTCGCCAAGGTGGAAAAGGGCGCCAACTCCGTCACCGCCCATGTCGAGATGAAGGACGGCAAGGTCGAGAAGATCACCGCCGACCGCATGATCTCCGCCGTTGGCGTGCAGGCCAATATCGAGAATATCGGCCTTGAGGCGCTCGGCGTGAAGACGGACCGCGGCTTCATCGCCATCGATGGCTACGGCAAGACCAACGTGCCGGGCATCTATGCCATCGGCGACGTCGCCGGCCCGCCGATGCTCGCCCACAAGGCCGAGCACGAGGCCGTCATCTGCATCGAGAAGATCGCCGGCCTGCCGAACGTTCATCCGATGGACAAGTCCAAGATCCCGGGCTGCACCTACTGCCATCCGCAGGTCGCCTCTGTTGGCCTCACGGAAGCCAAGGCCAAGGAACAGGGCCGCGACGTGCGCGTCGGCCGCTTCACCTTCGCTGGCAACGGCAAGGCCGTGGCGCTGGGCGAAGACCAGGGCATGGTCAAGACGATCTTCGACAAGAAGACCGGCGAACTGCTCGGCGCGCATATGGTGGGCGCCGAAGTGACCGAAATGATCCAGGGCTTCGTCGTCGCCATGAACCTCGAGACGACCGAGGAAGAACTGATGCACACGATCTTCCCGCATCCGACCATTTCGGAGACGATGAAGGAAAGCGTGCTCGACGCCTATGGGCGTGCACTCAACGCTTGA
- a CDS encoding SGNH/GDSL hydrolase family protein, which translates to MKTVLCYGDSLTWGYDAETLDRHSFADRWPSVLAKALGPDVTVIAEGLNGRTTAYDDHLADCDRNGARILPTILHSHDPIDLVILFLGANDMKPVICGTAFGAVQGMERLVQLVRHHAWSFGEAEGPEVLIVSPPPLCETANTAFAAMFAGGVEQSAMLATLYADLADETGCGFFDAGSVAETTPLDGVHLDAKNTRAIGKGLEPVVRMMLGL; encoded by the coding sequence ATGAAGACGGTTCTCTGCTATGGCGACAGCCTGACCTGGGGCTATGACGCGGAAACGCTCGACCGGCATTCCTTCGCGGACCGGTGGCCGAGCGTTCTCGCCAAGGCCCTCGGGCCTGATGTCACCGTCATCGCAGAGGGCCTCAACGGCCGCACCACCGCCTATGACGACCACCTGGCGGATTGCGATCGCAACGGCGCGCGCATCCTGCCGACCATCCTGCACAGCCACGACCCGATCGACCTCGTCATCCTCTTCCTCGGCGCCAATGACATGAAGCCGGTGATCTGCGGGACGGCCTTCGGGGCGGTGCAGGGCATGGAGCGGCTGGTGCAGCTCGTGCGCCATCATGCCTGGTCCTTCGGCGAGGCCGAGGGACCGGAAGTGCTCATCGTTTCCCCGCCGCCGCTCTGCGAAACGGCGAACACCGCTTTCGCGGCGATGTTTGCCGGCGGCGTGGAGCAATCGGCCATGCTGGCGACGCTCTATGCGGACCTTGCGGACGAAACCGGCTGCGGCTTCTTCGATGCCGGCTCCGTGGCGGAAACGACGCCGCTCGACGGCGTGCATCTCGACGCGAAGAACACGCGGGCGATCGGCAAGGGTCTCGAGCCGGTCGTGCGCATGATGCTCGGATTATAA
- the lipA gene encoding lipoyl synthase — protein MVTILDRTNPDPNAPRARHPEKAHRPDTEVLRKPEWIRVKAPVSKGYQETRDLVRSHKLHTVCEEASCPNIGECFGKGTATFMIMGDKCTRRCPFCNVATGKPNALDMEEPENVAKAVKQMGLSHVVITSVDRDDLEDGGAEHFEKVIWAIRAASPLTTIEILTPDFLKKPGALERVVAAKPDVFNHNMETVPGNYLTVRPGARYFHSVRLLQRVKELDPTMFTKSGIMVGLGEERNEVLQLMDDLRTADVDFLTIGQYLQPTRKHHKVDRFVTPDEFKSYETVAYTKGFLMVSSSPLTRSSHHAGDDFARLRAARERKLLAAAE, from the coding sequence ATGGTCACCATTCTCGACCGTACCAATCCCGACCCCAACGCGCCGCGCGCGCGCCATCCGGAAAAGGCCCACCGGCCGGACACGGAAGTGCTGCGCAAGCCGGAATGGATCCGCGTCAAGGCGCCGGTGTCCAAGGGCTATCAGGAAACGCGCGATCTGGTGCGTTCGCACAAGCTGCACACGGTCTGCGAGGAAGCCTCCTGCCCCAACATCGGCGAGTGCTTCGGCAAGGGCACGGCCACCTTCATGATCATGGGTGACAAGTGCACCCGCCGCTGCCCCTTCTGCAACGTGGCGACGGGCAAACCCAATGCGCTCGACATGGAAGAGCCGGAAAACGTCGCCAAGGCCGTCAAGCAGATGGGCCTCAGCCACGTCGTCATCACCTCCGTCGACCGCGACGACCTGGAAGACGGCGGCGCCGAGCACTTCGAGAAGGTGATCTGGGCGATCCGTGCGGCATCCCCCTTGACCACCATCGAAATCCTGACGCCGGACTTCCTGAAGAAGCCGGGCGCACTGGAACGCGTCGTTGCCGCCAAGCCCGACGTCTTCAACCACAATATGGAAACCGTTCCGGGCAACTACCTGACGGTTCGCCCGGGTGCGCGCTACTTCCACTCCGTCCGCCTGCTGCAGCGCGTGAAGGAACTGGACCCGACCATGTTCACCAAGTCGGGCATCATGGTGGGCCTCGGCGAGGAGCGTAACGAAGTGCTCCAGCTGATGGACGACCTGCGCACCGCCGACGTCGACTTCCTGACCATCGGCCAGTATCTCCAGCCGACCCGCAAGCACCACAAGGTGGACCGCTTCGTGACGCCGGACGAGTTCAAGTCCTACGAGACCGTCGCCTATACCAAGGGTTTCCTGATGGTGTCCTCGAGCCCGCTGACGCGTTCCTCGCACCATGCCGGCGATGACTTCGCCCGCCTGCGCGCCGCGCGCGAGCGCAAGCTTCTCGCCGCCGCGGAATAA
- a CDS encoding AraC family transcriptional regulator — MAERMPCRRPRLRFRSISIAIKGKYQPNMPACPGKLLSSMILVPLPFLVSFLLLTILVQAMRRDEGGFRANPLFIFLIAAYAVQSVLIGLRWGYNLREALLIMSPLATLIAPLAWLSFRSLTQEGSSISLGSLWPHLLPAASVVALMLFWPDPLGPVIVAVFIGYGTALLWLARLGPDGLVASRLDGVLRSYRAMQITGFALLASAATDMLISVDLAWGGGMHSGAVVAVANVLALLGLGAAASVASADTVQVMQDTGDPEGAGFSGPTDEDLTVATRVEALMQEKELYRDVDLNLGKIARRLQIPARDVSSAINRSHGMSVSQYVNAYRVKRACQLLRDTEAPVTKIMFDAGFLTKSNFNREFLRVAGTSPTVWRQEQRMQAKDSPRHS; from the coding sequence GTGGCCGAGAGAATGCCTTGCCGGCGACCTCGATTGCGTTTCAGGTCGATCTCGATCGCGATCAAGGGCAAGTATCAACCGAACATGCCCGCCTGCCCTGGAAAGCTTCTCTCGTCCATGATCCTCGTTCCCCTCCCTTTTCTCGTATCGTTTCTTCTTCTCACAATTCTGGTTCAGGCCATGCGGCGTGACGAAGGCGGCTTTCGCGCAAACCCGCTCTTCATTTTCCTGATCGCGGCCTATGCGGTGCAATCCGTCCTGATCGGTCTACGCTGGGGCTACAATCTGAGAGAAGCGCTTCTCATCATGTCGCCGCTGGCGACGTTGATTGCTCCCCTCGCCTGGTTGAGTTTTCGAAGCCTGACGCAAGAGGGATCCTCGATATCCCTCGGTTCCCTCTGGCCGCATCTCTTGCCGGCCGCCTCCGTCGTCGCGCTCATGCTCTTCTGGCCCGATCCGCTTGGTCCGGTCATCGTGGCCGTGTTCATAGGCTATGGAACGGCCTTGCTATGGCTGGCCCGGCTCGGACCTGACGGCCTCGTCGCGTCACGCCTGGATGGCGTCCTGCGCTCCTATCGCGCCATGCAGATCACGGGCTTTGCCCTTCTTGCGTCCGCAGCGACGGATATGCTCATCAGCGTGGACCTCGCTTGGGGCGGCGGCATGCATTCGGGTGCGGTCGTCGCGGTCGCAAACGTTCTTGCGCTTCTGGGCCTGGGAGCCGCCGCCTCGGTTGCCAGTGCCGACACGGTTCAGGTCATGCAGGACACGGGCGATCCCGAAGGCGCTGGTTTCAGCGGGCCGACGGACGAGGACCTCACCGTCGCAACGCGGGTCGAGGCCCTGATGCAAGAGAAAGAACTGTACCGGGATGTCGATCTCAATCTTGGAAAGATCGCCCGCAGGCTTCAGATCCCGGCGCGAGACGTATCGAGCGCCATCAACCGCTCCCATGGGATGAGCGTTTCTCAATATGTGAACGCCTATCGCGTGAAGCGGGCCTGCCAGCTTCTGAGAGATACGGAGGCGCCCGTCACCAAGATCATGTTCGATGCGGGCTTCCTCACGAAATCGAACTTCAACCGGGAATTCCTGCGTGTCGCCGGCACCAGCCCCACGGTCTGGCGGCAGGAGCAGAGAATGCAGGCCAAGGATTCTCCGCGACATTCCTGA
- a CDS encoding DMT family transporter codes for MLFGIVAGLTTCALWGLTFIAPRAVAPFTAWDLTIARYGIFGLACLLLTIDRRFRPTGFAPSRLAIGLLLGGAGYVGYFISAAFAVQLAGAAVPPVIIGTMPVFLAIIANVRDRSARWKALALPLTLITIGVAIVSAATVGAGDGTEMPSNALGILASSVALAIWIAYGLANAAVMRAADAPDGLQWTGLQGIGAAIGSLLLLPLASFDLVNTVSASEVARFAAWALVMGLAGSWFATWCWVVASRRLPLALAAQLIVAETVFGLAYGFLFENRFPTPAEAIGATMQLAGVCSAIAVFGRRRA; via the coding sequence ATGCTGTTTGGTATCGTCGCCGGCCTCACCACTTGCGCCCTCTGGGGACTGACTTTTATCGCACCGCGCGCCGTCGCGCCGTTCACGGCATGGGATTTGACGATTGCCCGCTATGGCATTTTCGGGCTGGCCTGCCTTCTTTTGACGATCGACCGGCGGTTCCGGCCAACCGGCTTTGCGCCCTCACGGCTTGCGATCGGGCTGCTGCTCGGCGGGGCCGGATATGTCGGGTATTTCATCAGCGCGGCCTTCGCCGTCCAACTCGCCGGCGCGGCCGTTCCCCCTGTCATCATCGGTACCATGCCGGTGTTTCTGGCGATCATCGCCAATGTCAGGGACCGCTCCGCACGATGGAAGGCTCTCGCGCTCCCCCTGACACTGATCACAATCGGCGTGGCGATCGTCAGCGCCGCAACGGTCGGCGCGGGCGACGGCACGGAGATGCCATCGAACGCCCTCGGCATTCTCGCCAGTTCGGTGGCGCTGGCGATCTGGATTGCCTACGGCCTGGCGAATGCCGCCGTCATGCGGGCGGCCGACGCGCCGGACGGTCTGCAATGGACAGGGTTGCAGGGAATCGGCGCAGCGATCGGGAGCCTTCTCCTCCTGCCGCTGGCCTCGTTCGACCTGGTGAATACGGTGTCCGCTTCGGAAGTCGCCCGCTTCGCCGCATGGGCGTTGGTGATGGGGCTGGCCGGTTCGTGGTTTGCCACCTGGTGCTGGGTGGTCGCGTCCCGGCGCCTGCCGCTGGCGCTCGCGGCCCAGCTCATCGTTGCCGAAACGGTCTTCGGGCTTGCCTACGGGTTCCTGTTCGAGAATCGGTTTCCAACGCCCGCCGAGGCGATCGGAGCGACGATGCAGCTCGCCGGTGTCTGTTCCGCAATCGCCGTTTTTGGCAGGCGGCGTGCGTAG
- a CDS encoding Lrp/AsnC family transcriptional regulator, with protein MSKAKAPKNVQTEKSTLDATDARILAALDSDARVSISELARLVGMSAPSVSERVRRLESAGVIRGFTVDVDTRAIGYQIRAMVRIRPLPGKLHLVERLIQERPEFVECDKITGDDPFLARLVVHTIEQMDDVLEALSEHAVTSTAVIKGTSVKRRLPPL; from the coding sequence ATGTCGAAGGCAAAAGCACCTAAGAACGTTCAAACTGAAAAATCGACCCTGGACGCGACGGACGCGCGGATTCTTGCCGCGCTCGATTCCGATGCCCGGGTGTCGATAAGCGAACTTGCCCGCCTCGTCGGCATGTCCGCGCCGAGCGTTTCGGAACGTGTGCGCAGGCTCGAGTCCGCTGGCGTCATCCGAGGCTTCACCGTCGACGTCGACACGCGCGCCATCGGCTACCAGATCAGGGCCATGGTGAGAATCCGGCCGCTGCCCGGCAAGCTCCACCTTGTCGAACGGCTTATTCAGGAGCGGCCGGAATTTGTCGAATGCGACAAGATCACCGGCGACGATCCTTTCCTTGCCCGCCTCGTTGTCCATACGATCGAGCAGATGGACGATGTTCTTGAAGCGCTCTCGGAGCACGCGGTTACCAGCACGGCCGTCATCAAGGGAACGTCTGTCAAACGCCGCCTGCCGCCTCTCTAG